From the Diceros bicornis minor isolate mBicDic1 chromosome 19, mDicBic1.mat.cur, whole genome shotgun sequence genome, one window contains:
- the DSTN gene encoding destrin codes for MASGVQVADEVCRIFYDMKVRKCSTPEEIKKRKKAVIFCLSADKKCIIVEEGKEILVGDVGVTITDPFKHFVGMLPEKDCRYALYDASFETKESRKEELMFFLWAPELAPLKSKMIYASSKDAIKKKFQGIKHECQANGPEDLNRACIAEKLGGSLIVAFEGCPV; via the exons GCCTCAGGAGTGCAAGTTGCTGATGAAGTATGTCGCATATTTTATGACATGAAAGTTCGGAAGTGCTCCACACcagaagaaatcaagaaaagaaagaaggctgtTATTTTTTGTCTCAGTGCAGACAAAAAGTGCATCATTGTAGAAGAAGGCAAAGAGATCTTGGTTGGAGATGTTGGTGTAACCATAACTGATCCTTTCAAGCATTTTGTGGGAATGCTTCCTGAAAAAGATTGTCGCTATGCTTTGTATGATGCAAGCTTTGAAACCAAGGAATCCAGAAAAGAGGAGTTGATGTTTTTCTTGTG GGCACCAGAATTAGCACCTCTGAAAAGTAAAATGATCTATGCGAGCTCCAAGGATGCAATCAAAAAGAAATTTCAAG GCATAAAACACGAATGTCAAGCAAATGGGCCAGAAGACCTCAACCGGGCTTGTATTGCTGAAAAGCTAGGTGGATCCTTAATTGTAGCTTTTGAAGGATGCCCTGTGTAG